From Zea mays cultivar B73 chromosome 3, Zm-B73-REFERENCE-NAM-5.0, whole genome shotgun sequence:
GGATTATATAAATCACCCAGAAGGTTCTGCAACACAGACACGACTCCAAGGTGTATGAAAACAGTTTTTTTATATTTAGCTTCTAATAATATTATGTAATTGTTCCTAGTTATTTCCAGTCGACGTTGTACCAGACTAGAATAGAGCATCTCTGTGGAGGAATAGAACAAAGAAGCTAATGTAAGACGAATAACACATGATTATGCAGCAGCAACAAAAAAAATAGACTTTAAAGACAAGACATGCAAAAGAAGAAGATTTTTTAGCAAAGAAATACTCTGTTTGATCTGGTCTTCCCGCATTCTCATGGCCAAAGGATCTCGCTGAATACGCACATCGGTGCCCATCATGATACGATATTCCCCAGCAGTTTGGTGTTGAAACATTTTTATAAGTTGAACATTCTCATCTTCGCCAGTTTCCTCAAAGTGCTTCTGTATGGCCTCACGTGATGTATCCTTGTTTTTATAAGCTTCAACCCATTCTGAGTAGTACGCTATTGGCCCTATTTCTTCTAGTCTCCTTTGCTCTGCTTCTAACCTGTTTTTATATTGTATATTAAATGTAAGAGTATAAATGGGCAAGATAAACTTGTGTCAATTAAAAAAATTGATCCTCGACATCTTTCTGATGCAGTATTTAAGAATATATGATGAGACCGCCACATATTTGTAATATGTGGCATAACTTGGAGAAGGTGTAAATCCAAGAGCAGTTAAATAGGTTTACGAAAGATTATGTGATGAGACCATGCACGAGTGGTGGTACTACCAACTCAAATGATGTAAGGCAATTAGTAGAAACAATGTGTGCACAGATATTCAATAAAATCATTCGGTAAAGATGTACTGCAAAAATATATGGTATAATAATTCTAGTATTCTGTGGATGTAAGTCAACCTTTCCTCTTTGTACAAATGTCTTCTTGTCTTTGCAAGAGCAGCTTCTGTCCGTGAAGGATGGTCCCCAAAAATTTTAATTTGCCCAGTCTCCGCCATTGCCTTTGCAAAAACCTAAAATGATACAGCATACATTACAATTTATAATGTGGATCGCCGTCACGGAATATAAGTTAGTTGAAACACCAGTCAACGTAAAAAATAAAATCACAAAGCCTCAACCATATCAAGCGATATGAACAGACAAACCTGCACATCGATATACATGCACAGACGTCAACGCCATAACCCATAAGCACAAACCTCACCTTTACATCTGTGAGACTGACACTCTTCTCACGTTCACAGTACAAACAGAATAACTGGAGAACCATAAAATAATTGACACCATGGTCGCTAACACTTGACAGTAATTAGCAACACAAATACCATATACTTGGCTAGCTACTTTTGGACGGATAAAACAAACAAAATGACACTGGAAGATCACATGGAAATTGTTCCGTACGTGCAACATTTATACTATATGAACTATAAATGAGGCATAGAAATACTAGCGAGTACCATAGCAATACTCAAAATCATACATTTATGGCCTTTTGTTGCAGTACCTTTCAATGTCCGGAATTGGTGAACAGCCCCAATATAAGGAAACATCACTACCTACCACTTGCTAGGTTCAATCAAGTGAGGAACTAACCGTGTCAACATCTGGACGCCTCCTCTGCCATCTTGACCACATTTCCTCCTCCTGAGACTTCCTCCTCCAGTGCCACCAGAGCTCTTCACTGGTTTTCGGCTCCCCTAGTGACATTGCCTTTGCTGGATCAATGAACGGGTGTGGCCGCCCCATCATTTTGTCCATGTCATACTCACTCAGCTCCTCTTCCTCTGGTGTCTCATAAATGACATACTCATCCACCGAATCCTTTATCTCCTCCAATGCATCGTCCCCAGAGCCTATAATAGCCACATCAGGTTCATCACCATCCTTTCTGTCATCAGTCTGTGCACCCTCCGTTCCTGACGCCGACGTCACCTGCTCCTTATACCCTCTCCTCCTGCTCCCGGGCTTCGTGCCAAATGATGGCATCCCAGCTGACTCCCCAACCGGAGCAGGCGCTCGCGCGGCACGGACGCGGGCCGCCGTGCCCTCTGGCCAGTACTCCTTCCCGGGTATGCTTGCCCGAGCGCCCGACGCCGGCTCGAGCTGACCGGATGTGGAGTCGAAGTAGCTGGAGTACGGTGGCGGTTCTATCTTCGACGGGTCGAAATGGAGAGAGTCGTCCTTGACGCACTTGATCCTGGCACGCCGCGTGCCCAGGAACAGCAGACCCCTCCGGTGAGGCAAAGCACTGAACACTTTCTGTGCACGCACCGAACGACCTCCAGTCAGGCGCGTAAACCGAACTGGAACTAGGAACCAAAGTTATAAACTGTACGAGGCGTTTAGGCACTTACCGAGGACTTGCAGGTGCGAGAATGAGCCGGCGCCGTGACGGGCCCGGCAGGGACCGCCGTCGACATGCCTGAACAGTTTCAACAGAGTGGCTGTGATATCTGACGAGACGAACTGTGCGCAGGGAATAACGAACGATGAAATGGGGTCCAAGCTGGAGGTTACCTGGGAATAGGCGCCACGGGTTGTAGCAGGACGCCATGGTAGCGGCTCCCGCTATGGTGCTGCTTGCAGCGGTAGGGCGTAGGCGTCAGTCAATTCGTAGTGCGCGGGCGAGAGTGAGGTGCGAATCCGGCGGCGAGGTTTTGGATGGGACCTTCGGAGATTGCCGCGTTCAGGATAACGAGAAGGCTGAAGGAAGAAAGCGCTCACGTGGAAGGAGGTTGTCTTTCGACTTTAGAGAAGTGTAATAGCGGGCTATAAGACTGTCGCTTCACTCTACACATCTCCTACCCTATTACTGTTCATTCTATAGTGGCTACAGTACTCTCCTACCTCCCGCAGCGGCGAGCGCCACTCTCTCCCCTACCTCGCCGCACTCTTCTCTCTCATGCCAGATGCAGGGGATGACTATAACCGCCCCCTCGCCTCCTTCACGCGGACGGAGCCGGCCGCGCCAGACTACGGAAACTTCTCGGTCCACCTCGCTTCGCCTCGACCCCTCCGCGGAAGAGCGATTTAGCGCGGCGACGCGGCGGCGGATCTCCCGTCGGCCGGTGGAGTCGGCCCCGGCCCCCCTCGGTTGCACAGAAGAGGACCTCGACTTCGTGACCACGCAGTGCCGTTCGCGACCGAAGACGAAGAGGAGTCCAATCCGCTTCCGGCGAGGTACGTCGCGACCGATTCGTTGGCTTCCGTCTCCGACCATCGACGGCGCCATCAGATCCACACGGAGACGCTTCGATTCGGCGTGTTGCGGCCGAGATCTCCCCTTCTTAAGGTATTACCTTCTTCAACCTCGTCAAATCAATACTTATTTCACGATTGATTTAGAACAGCACTCGTATTTTGCTTCGATTCGCCGTCTTGCGGGCGAGATCCTCCCTTCTTGAGGTATACCATCTTGTACCCCGTCAAATGAATACTTCATTCAGGAAATATTTAGATCAGCACTGGTTTTGTTCAAAAATCCTAGTTTATTTTGGCCAGCCCATATGAGTTTAGCAGATCCACACTTGTAGTTTGAGCTGTGAACTTGTTACGTTGTTCATCCTCCGATTTAGCCCCCTGGTGGAACAAACTTTGTCTGTACCACGACATGGGAATACACACCAACACTAAGTAGTCGTGCGCATTCGGAACCACTTTGAACCCTTCTTTGGGCGTCATGTTTCTAGGAGATGCAGACGGCCCCTACAATTTATCAGTTCACCCGTACTTGCCAATGGAACCAAGGTTTTCAAACTCGTAGCCTAACATTAGCCATGACAGCAAATCTATTTCCCCAGTGATGTTCATTCCACTGAAGCAGATGTTTATTAAGTGAACAAATTGTATTTGTGGCGTTTCTGGGGAATGTTACCCTTTCGTAGCATTTTAGTCTTCACCCATATATGGCATTCCACTGACACCCTGATTATGTCATAATTCATTGTGCTTGCATGGAATACACGTATGTTCATGAGTTGTTCACTACAATTCATGACATGTTCATTTACTTTTGACTATGATTATCTGCCTGATCATGTGTCTGCCTGAACATGTGTTTGACCCACAAACTTATGTAATGTTCAAGACTTCAAAATGTGTATCTATCATGACAATAGTTGTATCATTTCTATCTGCATGTACTACTTTCCTTTCTAGTTCTGTGCCATACACTTCCCTTACGTTTAATTGTGTTTATAATGTTCATGCTTTATGTACAATAACATGTACCTGCCAACAAATATATAAGTGCTATTGACAAATTTATTGTTTTCATGTGTCTGTTTGGTTTATGAATCGAACTGTACATGTCATATGTCATCTTCACTTTACTTCCTCCCTAAATTATGGACATTTACATGTTTTTCATATGCCTTAAGATACATTTGCCTGTTACCTTTCTTCATCATTATCATATATCCATGCTAGCGCATGTACACTACTTTCCAAGCTCTGTTACATATACTTCCCTTATATTTCCTACAAGTTTGTAATGGTGTTCCTTTTGTTTATGAATCCATGGTGGTGCATACAATTTTGTAGGCAATATTATGTGGGAACTTTTTTCATTCCATGAATGCATATGCTTTTTAAGGGTTTGCACATGTTACTTCATATATTAAATGTTTGCAGTCCATTTGATCATGGCATCCTCCAAAGAAGATAAGATGAAGGTTTTGATGAAAGTCCTTGTAGACTGTACCGAGGATGCCACAAAATCCATGGGGGGTTTAGTTGATCATGCATTAGACCACATGCATGATGAAGAGATCCTAGCTAGGACATTgtttgccatgaaagaaaaactaGAGTTGCTTCAGTAGGATGCCTtagaggcaaaagtccaagccttTCCAGAAATAGCTAAGTACGAGTGGGATGACATCAGTGTTGATCCTCCCTCTCCGTCACCCCCTCCAACAGTTACTGATCCTTCTGTTGAAgaagaggagttctactgcccCGACGTCAGTGACGAATGGTACTTCAGTGATTCGGATAGGTCTACCCGTAATAGCTACTGGAATCTGTATTAGGTACATGTTTCCAGTGAAAGGTACATGACATGCTTTTGAACAACCATATGTCATGTATGGCTAAGTCTAAGTGGTACCCAGTCACAATAAGTAGTAACTATGATGTAAGGAATTATGTAGTGTGTGAACTATGTTCAGTACTATTTGTTATGTCCATCGTTTAGTACTGTAACCGTGAATGCGAACCTATTATTATAACTGTGGTCAGTTAAATGCTTCTTATGTACTTCATTTCTTCAAATGCTTGTGTACATTTCAATAAGTTTATAGCATATAACTAAATTTGTCCCATCTCCACAATTACTAGAATGGACCCAGCAAACAATGCCACTTCTTCACAGCCCATGTCAAATGCCTCAAGTGGCCAGCAGTTTCCTCCTCCACACCCTTTATGGCCTACGGGTTACATGCAGCAGAGTGGTATGGATTGTAACTTTATGGGAAACCTCAATTTTCCAAACCCTGGTCAAGGTCCGACAACAATGTGGGCACCCATGCAGACAGGACATAGTACTTCCCAATCTACCATGATTCCGGCCTCACAATCAGCTATGTACTGGAATCATTACTTGAACTTTGTCAGGAATCCTCTTGGGTCAGCTGAAGTAAATCCATTTCCTGATTCCATTCCACCTTCCAATACTAGTACACCATTGCAGGGTTCCAATACTATACCTTCATTACCTGTGAACTTGGACTCAGATGCTGAACACAGTGTTCATGACATCAATAGTCCTGAAAAGAATGCACCTCCTGTGCAGAAACCCAAGAAGTCTAAGGAACAAAACTTTACTGGGCCTGAAGATCTTCTCCTTTGCACAACCTGGTTGCAAATAAGCAGTGACCCTGTTGTGCACACTGGCCAACGTAGGGAGGGGCTTTGGGCTAGAATTGAAAAAAGATACAACGAACAGAGGGGCAAGTTTCCTTGTAGAGTGAACAGAGCCCTTAGCAGCAGATGGGACAAGATTAGAGCAGATGTTAGTAAGTTCTCTGGCTACTACGCAAGAGTTCTAAGAGAGAAACAAAGTGGCTTAACTGATGACGACAAGGTAACCCATTTTTTACAGACTTTGAATCATGTCCATATGAAAGTATACATGTTGACACATTTTTAAAATGAAACAAAAATTTGTACAGACATCCAAGGCGGCAACATTGTTTGCACACGAGGAGAACAAACCTTTCCAGTACATGCATTGCTGGCACCAACTCAAGGGAGAACCCAAATGGGAGAGCATTTGTAGTGGACAATCGTTCCGCGGATTGAATGCAAATCCAATTGGCTCTACAGGTACTCCATATGTTGACGCTACTGAAACTGATAGTGCATCTGCTGGTTTGACAGGAAAACGACCGCGTGGTCGTGATTTTAGTAAATCAGAGAGAAACAAACCTGCATCTTCCTCATCTCTAGAGTACCTTAGCCGTTTGCAAGAAATAACTGAAAAACAAATTCAGAGGTCCATAGAAAAGGGTGAAAAGAAAGAGAAGTGCTCACAAGAAGACAGAGAAATGGAGAAAAAGAGGTTGGAATTGGAAGCACAAAAGGTCATCATACGACAAAGGGAATTGAAACTTCAAGAACTAGATTCTGCTGAAAAAAGATTGCAAAGGCTGGAGGCAACAAATGAAGAAGATGTCGATCCCGAAGTCTGGATTATGATGAAAGAACAAAAAAAAGTTGCAACAATTCATATTTAGTTTTGAGTAAACGATATATTCGGTGACTCAGAACTTGAGCTTGTTCACGAAACCGGTTTGCATTATTTGTTTAAGTCATGGTGAAATTTGTTTGTGAGACGATTATATTTTTGTTCGAACCATAAGTCGTGAAGGACAGTTGTGGTGTCACTTATGTTGTATCGTGTTGTTATACACAGTAATTATTTGTGAGTGATGTGAACATGTTTCATTAAAGTTTGATAAATTTGTTTGTCATGGTATTGGAGGTCCATAACTAACTGCTGCGTGCTGCGACCATTTTCATTATACTTCGAATGTAATGGTCTACTTGGTACCGGTAGTGATGTGTCAAAATCGTTTGCAATGTTTGTTTACATGGCTCCGTAGTAGTTATGAATCTTAATGTTTATAGAACCAGGAAAGTTGTCCAATGATCATAAATTTTATTTGATAACCGATAGGTACGACATGACAATGCAAATTACACATAGTTCATTGAACTTGAAAATACGTAGCAACGAATTTTGAAGTTTACATGCTTCCACGCCGAGCCCACAAATGCTCGACAAGATCATTTTGGAGGGAGCACGATCTTTCTTGGCGACGAAGATCGAAGTGGTTTATGACCCATTCCGCCCTTCCTTCTGCAATAAGTTGCGATGGTTCAATGGTTGATGTGTTATCTCCAAAATCAATATTAGCAGCAAACGCCCCTTCGTCTTcaacaatcatgttgtgcatgatgatGCAAACTGTGATTATCTCAGTTAAACGATTACGATCCCAACCATACGTTGGACCTCGCAGCACCGCCCACCTTGCTTGAAGAACTCCAAATGCACGCTCAATATCCTTTCGACAACTTTCCTGCATTTGTGTGAAATAGACTTTCTTTTGCTCATATGGGTGCCTGATAGCTTTTACAAAAGTTGGCCAGTTGGGGTAAATACCATCAGCTAGGTAATAACCGAAGTTATAAGCATTACCATTAATTGTATAATGGACAGGTGGCATTCGACCGGATGTCATGGGGTCGAAAACTGGTGATCGGTGGAGCACGTTCACGTCGTTGTTTGTCCCTGGCATGCCAAAAAAAGCATGCCAAATCCAAAGATCATACGTAGCTACAGCTTCTAGTATCATGGACGCTCGACCATTTCTGCCACAAAACTGACCACGCCATGCCGTAGGACAGTTccgccactcccaatgcatgcaatctatAGAACCCAACATCCCTGGGAAACCCCTTGATTCGCTATGGTGCATGATGCGTGTTATGTCAGCTTCATTAGGAGTTCGTAGATACCACCCACTAAAGTATGCAATGATCCTCAACAAAAATGATGAAGGCATTCCCTAGCTGTGGACTCGCCAATTTGAATGTACTCGTCTACTGCATCAGAATGTAATCCATATGCAAGTACCCGCATTGCCGCACATACTTTTTGGAGGGGACCTAGTCCTGGCATACCAGTTGCGTCAACCTGTTGTGTAAAGTACGAATCATGTTGTTGAAGTCCTTGCAAGATTCGGAGAAAGAGAGGCCTACTCATGCGGAACCTAATATATGAACATACAATATTAGTAAataaaatgcaaatatcaaaccgTATTCGAATAACAAGTAGTGGGTACCTTCTACGAAAGACGTGGGGTGGATACACTGGGTTCGGGCCGAAGTAGTGATGGTGGATAAGATTTTCTCCAGCAAAATGATCCCTGTGAATGACGCGGCGAGGTAAACGGGACCGTCGTCGGTGATGGCGTCTGGCCTCTATGTTGAGGGCAAGAAGATTGACAAGCATAAGTGTTCCGTCCTCACTATCACTCGAATCAGAATCATGATCCCTATGCCTGTGAGACATACCGTGAAATGGCTAAATTGTTCAACTACTCAACTTTGTTGGTGCATATGTGAAGAGATGGAATGCATATATGTAGGAGAGAGGAATGTGGCTTCAGGGGGAAGCAAGTGCCTTCCATTGAAAGCCAAACGTGGCTTTCGTTGCAAGACAAGTGCGGCTTGCCGCGCACGACAAGTCGAATTTGCTTTGACCGTAACCGTGGTTTTATATATtgcttacgaatatatttcaaAACTGATGACGGACCATAAGTTTTCACAAAATTATGCAATTGCGAATTTACTGTAAACTACAATTTTGTTATATATATTATGTGAAATTTAATTGAAACAAATAATTATTTATAATTATTTTTTTTTTGAATACAAGCGCAACATGTCGGACGTGtgcaaataaataaaatgaaaacAAAATTGAAGTTGGTTAAGTTAGTTATATGGAAATGTATATTTAATGAGTAGAGAGATATATAGGGGAAAGTTTAGGGGGAACGGTTGCGGGACGAGTGAATTTAGGGGATGGAATCTTGCTGACGTGACTGCATAGTAACATTTAGGGGGGAAAATTTAGGAGGAACGGTTGCGGACAGTCTAAGAGCATCTTTACTCTTCATTTTTTTCTTTGACTCTCTATTCAAatttttataaaaaaatatattatatatGTAGCATCTTATTTCAATAGACAATCTAACTACTTTAGCTagtcagagtggctagccaagttTAGTTTTAGTGAGGGACCAATTTAGAGAGTCCCATAGCTTGGTGGGTTATATGACTAGTCTATTAAAGAGTTATTTTGTTGTTAAATAATTAAAAGTTAGCTTGACGGATcatttagctagtctcttggagatgctataAACCAGCTATAATAACGACTTAGAGCATTAAAAAACTATAAACTAACCCAAAAAACATTTTTAGTAAAGAAAATATTTTTTAAACCCTCCAACAGTTCTCTCTTCTTTCCCCATATTCTACGTGTCCTGCACCCATTGACCCTGTTTGTTTAGGCTTTtgtagcttctggccaccaaaagatgTTGCGGACTGTCAAATACCCTAGCTTTTTAA
This genomic window contains:
- the LOC100275546 gene encoding protein PLASTID TRANSCRIPTIONALLY ACTIVE 12, chloroplastic (The RefSeq protein has 2 substitutions compared to this genomic sequence), with amino-acid sequence MASCYNPWRLFPGMSTAVPAGPVTAPAHSRTCKSSKVFGALPHRRGLLFLGTRRARIKCVKDNSLHFDPSKIEPPPYSSYFDSTSGQLEPASGARASIPGKEYWPEGTAARVRAARAPAPVGESAGMPSFGTKPGSRRRGYKEQVTSASGTEGAQTDDRKDGDEPDVAIIGSGDDALEEIKDSVDEYVIYETPEEEELSEYDMDKMMGRPHPFIDPAKAMSLGEPKTSEELWWHWRRKSQEEEMWSRWQRRRPDVDTVFAKAMAETGQIKIFGDHPSRTEAALAKTRRHLYKEERLEAEQRRLEEIGPIAYYSEWVEAYKNKDTSREAIQKHFEETGEDENVQLIKMFQHQTAGEYRIMMGTDVRIQRDPLAMRMREDQIKQIWGGDPVYPTINYVQDPDEVIDYRGPEFHEPTPEVVPYLMEHGIMITKEELYARLNEEREDVNQDITYIPEAKDPMATAIDIGEHSYNEDSDDEDEDVDKAAAQPQSLEDEEDDRDDVAEVEEKVNQNWSALKSTGQAEKPKEKSKKDEMTLKEAIDDSENLTDFLMDFEETE
- the LOC111591195 gene encoding glutathione S-transferase T3-like; this encodes MSNASSGQQFPPPHPLWPTGYMQQSGMDCNFMGNLNFPNPGQGPTTMWAPMQTGHSTSQSTMIPASQSAMYWNHYLNFVRNPLGSAEVNPFPDSIPPSNTSTPLQGSNTIPSLPVNLDSDAEHSVHDINSPEKNAPPVQKPKKSKEQNFTGPEDLLLCTTWLQISSDPVVHTGQRREGLWARIEKRYNEQRGKFPCRVNRALSSRWDKIRADVSKFSGYYARVLREKQSGLTDDDKTSKAATLFAHEENKPFQYMHCWHQLKGEPKWESICSGQSFRGLNANPIGSTGTPYVDATETDSASAGLTGKRPRGRDFSKSERNKPASSSSLEYLSRLQEITEKQIQRSIEKGEKKEKCSQEDREMEKKRLELEAQKVIIRQRELKLQELDSAEKRLQRLEATNEEDVDPEVWIMMKEQKKVATIHI
- the LOC100275546 gene encoding protein PLASTID TRANSCRIPTIONALLY ACTIVE 12, chloroplastic isoform X1, whose translation is MASCYNPWRLFPGMSTAVPAGPVTAPAHSRTCKSSKVFSALPHRRGLLFLGTRRARIKCVKDDSLHFDPSKIEPPPYSSYFDSTSGQLEPASGARASIPGKEYWPEGTAARVRAARAPAPVGESAGMPSFGTKPGSRRRGYKEQVTSASGTEGAQTDDRKDGDEPDVAIIGSGDDALEEIKDSVDEYVIYETPEEEELSEYDMDKMMGRPHPFIDPAKAMSLGEPKTSEELWWHWRRKSQEEEMWSRWQRRRPDVDTVFAKAMAETGQIKIFGDHPSRTEAALAKTRRHLYKEERLEAEQRRLEEIGPIAYYSEWVEAYKNKDTSREAIQKHFEETGEDENVQLIKMFQHQTAGEYRIMMGTDVRIQRDPLAMRMREDQIKQIWGGDPVYPTINYVQDPDEVIDYRGPEFHEPTPEVVPYLMEHGIMITKEELYARLNEEREDVNQDITYIPEAKDPMATAIDIGEHSYNEDSDDEDEDVDKAAAQPQSLEDEEDDRDDVAEVEEKVNQNWSALKSTGQAEKPKEKSKKDEMTLKEAIDDSENLTDFLMDFEETE